CCTTCGGATTCGGCGGTCATAATGCGGTGCTGGCGGTCCGAAAATACGCCTGATTTTTTCTTGTGGATTGGGAAAAGCCGTGCTATAATCCGCCCTCGCGTCACTTGGACACTCAATCATAAAAGTAAGGAAGAACGGAAATGGCAGACCTGATCAAAGCCGTCGAGGCGAAGAATAACGAGAATGTTCCGCAATTATCCGCGGGCGATACGGTAAGCGTACACGTCAAGATCAAGGAAGGCGATCGCGAACGCATCCAGGAATTCAAGGGTATGGTGATCCGCCTGCGAAACAGCGGCAACAACGCGACCGTGACCGTGAGGCGCATGGCGTCGAACGGCATCGGCGTGGAGCGCACGTTTTTGCTCCGCTCGCCGCGCGTGGACAGGATCGTGGTCGAGCGCCACGGCAAGGTCCGCCGCGCACAGTTGTATTACATGCGTGAGCGCACCGGCAAGGGCGCGCGCATCAAGGAAAAGTTTTCCTGATCTTCCCCGAACTCCGATGAAATGATCATCGGAGTTTTTTTGTTTCATCTGCAAGGCGGGAATTTGGCTGTGGTATCCTTGTGGGGATGAAAAATTGGAGGACGATGTGGCAAAGCCTTTGATCGGTATTACAACGTTCAACGGAAAGAACGATTACGGCAGGCCGATTTCCGGTGTCCAGCATACCTATATCCGCGCAGTGGCACAGGGCGGCGGGATTCCCATTTTGATTCCGGTCATCCTTGAGGAAGGCGACAGGGATGATTTGTACTCGCGGCTGCAAGGCGTATTGTTCTCGGGCGGGGGCGATCTCGCCATTAAATATTTTTCCGGCGAAGATCATCCCAGGATCGCCGATGTGGATGACTTTCGCGATACGACGGAACTTTCATTGCT
This portion of the Anaerolineales bacterium genome encodes:
- the rplS gene encoding 50S ribosomal protein L19, encoding MADLIKAVEAKNNENVPQLSAGDTVSVHVKIKEGDRERIQEFKGMVIRLRNSGNNATVTVRRMASNGIGVERTFLLRSPRVDRIVVERHGKVRRAQLYYMRERTGKGARIKEKFS